Within the Phaseolus vulgaris cultivar G19833 chromosome 9, P. vulgaris v2.0, whole genome shotgun sequence genome, the region TAAAAATAGCAAAATAACACAAATTAGCTTGTTTCGACACCTCATATGCCTGAATTCACAAAACATTTCTAtatttattcatgattttaaATCACATTACAAGATTTTTGGACCAACTTGAGAAATCCTCATTATGAGTTTTCTGTTTTCTAGACAATCTTATGAAACCTTCGATTACCAGTTTTTTTAGACAAATTTGAGAAAACCTTCCTTAGGCTGATAGTTCTTCTCATATCAAGAACCTTCATCTATACATATTGCATCCTAATAATCAAAGAATAAGCAGGTTCctaaaataatgttaatatctttaaatttaattcacaTCTTAAAGATTAgataatatctttgaatataaaCATGTCAAGAATTTGaatttctatttctatttcTATCCTTGCAGTTAAATCTTTTTTAAGTAACAATAGAGAGTAtattagaagaaaaatattaaaaagtctATTGTTAGAACATCTCTATAAGTATAACCTGTAAGATGATTATTATGGCAAATGACCTTTTGATACCAACCCATGAAGTTGGTTTGAGTTACTTGCTCTGCCATATTGCACATTGTCCCCTGATCACTCTAAACTAGTTTCAGATTGTTGCTGCTTAATCTatgattttttctttcaaactcAGGGTGAAGAAACTAGCTCTGTATGGCCATCTGGAAGTGTACAAACCATTGAATCCCAAAGTAGCACTATTTGTTGCCTCTCTCGCATGCTTGATGAAGCTATACATGCTGACCTAACCATCATCACTGCTGATGGCTCATTGAGAGCTCATAAGGCAGTTCTCTCATCAAGTTCTCCAGTGTTTAGGAGCATGTTTCATCACAACCTGAAGGAAAAAGAGTCTTCTACAATCCATGTAGAAGACATGTCACTTGAATCCTGCACGGCTCTTATAAGTTTCTTGTATGGAAcaatcaagcaacaagatttctGGAAACACCGGCTTGCATTGCTTGGAGCTGCTAATAAATATGACATTGATAGTCTCAAAGACATCTGTGAGGAGAGCCTTCTGGAAGATCTTAACTCAAGAAATGTTCTTGATATGCTAAATGAGGCTTGGTTTTATGAATTGCTCAAGTTAAAGAAAGGATGCTTGGTGTTCTTATTTGAATTTGGTAAGATACATGATGTGAGGGATAAACTGAATAATTTTTTCCAACATGCAGATAGGGAGCTAGTGATTGAGATGTTTCAGGAGGTGCTTTCAGTTTCTAACCCTGTATAAGTTAACTCATGGATGTGTAAATTCTCTATGGATGGCCATAATCATGTTTTCTCTTTctactttttattataaaatgataACTTTTCATAATACTAACTGCCTCTGCCTGAAGGCTAGGTGGCTAAAATGGTAAATAGAGTATATTTGAGCCAGCATTTACCTGGTAAGTTATTTAGTATGGGGAGTATTTACAATCTGAATTTTGGATGACTTTAGTTTtgtgaatatatttttgttaaaattaagtttaaagtaAAATGACTTATGTGCAGTGATTTCCATTTCAAAACTGTGTTTGTAGTAAAACTTAGTCATGAGAAGAATTCTAGTACGTATTTTTTGTTGATGTAAAATTTCCATCCTAACAAAGATGTAGATTTGTCTCTTTTTTATACGTTCTTTTGGACACACATTGTGTGTGTTAGAGTTTATATAATAAATcactatatttaaaaattaaatcaaatttattcagtaaattaaaaatgtatttcttttatttagatctaatttttaattttaaatcagAATAAAAGGATCCATTTCTGAATAGCTGGTTTTCACAACTCTAATCCATATTAACTAGTTGACTAAAGATGACaaatgtaaaagaaaatcaTTTGAAACGAAAACAAGAGGGgtgtaaatatttttcaaaatattttctcaaaACTAGATGTTAGATTGaaaattctaataaaattaattgattgatTATTTTGTTCAACCAATCATAAAGGTGATTGAcagataaatataaaatatattaaccaaatttatgtttatttaatcAATTGAAATACAATGAATATTTGATACGTTAAAAGTTAAAGCAATAAAGAGAAagatagagagaatcacacagATTTTTTATATTGGTTTCCTCTTACCACAAGAGTTATATTTAGTCTTTAGCCTAACCAGTTGAGAATTCACTAAACAAACACAAGATTACAAAGTTATACAATCAAAttagttcttgaaccctacaaaaGCCTTTATACATACACACAAAACAAACTCATTGCATATTAACAAAAATTCTATTGAATCTGTCTAACACCATACATAAAATGTAGAAAAATGATGGAAACACTTGAAAAACGAAAAATGATGGAAACACTTGAAAAACAGTAGTTAACACCAACACGGTAGAACCTCAGAGATTTCAACACAAGAATGATCCAAGAACTTCTCTAAGATCTCAAAAACTAATCTttctatcttttttattttctaattcgTTACTTGTATAATTCAGATAAACTCTTTTTAtaagttttcaataaaaaaacaaaaatgatttaatcattgaaaaaaattctgttataaaaaaaacatataaaattcaGCTTGTTTTTTCGAAACCAACAATATTTAAACAAATTGACTTTTCGAAATAATAAGTTGACTGTATAACTTAGATTCATAATACAATTCTTCTTTTCTCTCACGCTTCatctctcttctctcttcttCAAATCTCGAAACCCTTTTCTTTACTTTTTGTAAATGTAACAATTTCACATAGATTATTcatctagttttttttatgata harbors:
- the LOC137822704 gene encoding BTB/POZ domain-containing protein At1g21780; translation: MDDKVETLGRLARWKIDNLGPSSYKKSDPFKVGIWNWYFSVVRNRYLYIHIFPEPSSVSKDQPPFARFILRVSNASSSRSFHISPVQEKLLRTEDDFIWSVDTPSVGRYIIDVEFLDLKINGEETSSVWPSGSVQTIESQSSTICCLSRMLDEAIHADLTIITADGSLRAHKAVLSSSSPVFRSMFHHNLKEKESSTIHVEDMSLESCTALISFLYGTIKQQDFWKHRLALLGAANKYDIDSLKDICEESLLEDLNSRNVLDMLNEAWFYELLKLKKGCLVFLFEFGKIHDVRDKLNNFFQHADRELVIEMFQEVLSVSNPV